From Candidatus Delongbacteria bacterium, one genomic window encodes:
- a CDS encoding STAS domain-containing protein: MYFRHVDKDMIIYKNENEQTIMSIREELSNDNNYWNLTVAGRLYGKMTKQFMDELDPIINGNQSIIIDFENVTFIESDVLRILLDAQNKIEEDNRRFFEIINPNVEVMKIFRDTGFDQLLNIK; encoded by the coding sequence ATGTACTTTAGACATGTGGACAAGGATATGATTATTTATAAAAATGAAAATGAACAAACAATAATGTCTATTCGCGAAGAATTATCAAATGATAATAATTATTGGAACTTAACAGTTGCTGGACGGTTATACGGCAAAATGACTAAGCAATTTATGGATGAATTAGATCCAATAATAAATGGAAATCAATCAATAATAATTGACTTTGAAAATGTTACTTTTATTGAAAGTGATGTTTTGAGAATATTATTAGATGCACAAAATAAAATTGAGGAAGATAATAGGAGATTTTTTGAAATAATCAATCCGAATGTAGAGGTTATGAAAATATTTCGAGATACAGGATTTGATCAGTTACTGAACATTAAATAG
- a CDS encoding leucine-rich repeat domain-containing protein, translated as MKTIKKFKISSLKVLIFIIISMILLSSCNNYDPLKDSIIDETFDNESTTVIEREIQDNISVQYDRSMIDFGTLDNDLSWTLYDSNVCEIVGSGEINNFFESDAIRNYEDKILTIKIMDDVTSVGPYAFQGCSKIERIYIGNSITNIGEWAFSSCSSLENIIIPDNVIEIESYAFSSCDSLKSISFGAGLEKIAYGTIHECPSLISLSINSDVPEQAFQKCTSIMSVTLGDDVKNIGNYAFSGCTSLINVDLNDGLLDIGHNAFENCTAITNLNIPDSVENLGDSSFENCTSLKEISFSNSLCSIGDWTFQGCISLKTVLLFEPIEIIGEKAFAECTALENIVLPVTLKKISYGAFLNNSALRTIHFAGTYSEWGKVEKVKGWNTGTSNVSMKYSSNG; from the coding sequence ATGAAAACAATAAAAAAATTTAAAATAAGCAGTCTAAAAGTATTAATTTTTATCATTATTAGCATGATTCTATTATCATCATGTAATAATTACGACCCACTAAAGGATTCTATTATTGACGAGACTTTTGATAATGAAAGCACTACGGTAATTGAAAGAGAAATTCAAGACAATATCTCTGTTCAATATGACAGATCAATGATTGATTTTGGTACATTAGATAATGATTTGAGCTGGACGCTGTATGATAGCAATGTATGTGAAATAGTTGGATCTGGTGAAATTAATAATTTTTTCGAATCTGACGCGATAAGGAATTATGAAGATAAGATATTAACAATTAAGATTATGGATGATGTGACTAGTGTAGGACCATATGCGTTTCAGGGGTGCAGCAAAATCGAAAGAATTTATATTGGGAATAGTATAACTAATATTGGAGAATGGGCATTTAGCAGTTGCTCAAGCCTAGAAAATATAATAATACCCGATAATGTAATTGAAATTGAAAGTTATGCATTTAGTAGTTGTGATTCATTAAAAAGCATATCTTTTGGAGCAGGACTCGAAAAGATTGCTTATGGTACTATTCATGAGTGTCCTTCATTAATTAGCTTAAGCATTAATTCGGATGTGCCGGAACAAGCGTTTCAAAAATGCACATCCATAATGAGCGTGACTTTGGGTGACGATGTAAAGAATATAGGAAATTATGCCTTTAGCGGTTGCACATCATTAATAAACGTTGATTTGAATGATGGATTATTAGATATTGGTCATAACGCATTTGAGAATTGTACGGCTATAACAAACTTAAACATCCCTGATAGTGTAGAGAATTTGGGGGACAGCTCTTTTGAAAACTGTACATCTTTGAAAGAGATATCTTTTAGTAACAGTTTATGTAGCATTGGTGATTGGACTTTTCAGGGGTGTATATCACTAAAAACGGTGTTACTGTTTGAACCAATAGAAATTATAGGGGAAAAGGCATTTGCTGAATGTACAGCACTTGAGAACATTGTTCTACCAGTAACATTAAAAAAGATTTCATATGGTGCTTTTCTTAACAATAGTGCATTAAGAACTATTCATTTTGCTGGCACATATTCTGAATGGGGAAAAGTGGAGAAGGTAAAAGGCTGGAATACAGGCACTAGTAATGTTTCCATGAAATATAGTTCAAATGGATAA